A single genomic interval of Alistipes provencensis harbors:
- a CDS encoding MFS transporter, which yields MSRITEFYRISPAAPAREQDEVSRDKYYRRLRLQAFTAATLGYSLYYVCRTSLNVMKKPILDSGSLDASQLGVIGSALLFAYAIGKFVNGFIADYCNIKRFMATGLIVSAAANALMGLMGLAHSVVPTAVIFVAFAVMWGLNGWAQSMGAPPAIISLSRWYPLKERGTYYGFFSASHNLGEFFSFLFVGSIVSFAGWQAGFFGSAVAGAIGVVLVLCWLHDTPESKGLPPVEALAHEKPVPGAEKSVKEIQKQVLRTPAVWVLAAASAFMYISRYAINGWGVLFLQEAKGFSDVEAISIVSINALLGILGTVLSGWFSDKLFKGDRKIPALLFGILNSVALALFLYGGDAMWVNVLSMVLFGIAIGVLICFLGGLMAVDIVPRKATGAALGVVGIASYIAAGIQDVASGWLIDRHITVAADGAKHYDFGPVALFWIAASVISFLLPLVNKKQKPEI from the coding sequence ATGAGCCGTATTACGGAATTCTACCGCATCAGCCCTGCGGCTCCTGCCCGGGAGCAGGACGAGGTGTCGCGTGACAAGTACTACCGCCGCCTGCGCCTGCAGGCATTCACCGCCGCAACGCTCGGATACAGTCTCTACTACGTCTGCCGCACCAGTCTCAACGTCATGAAGAAGCCCATTCTCGACAGCGGGTCCTTGGACGCATCGCAGTTGGGAGTCATCGGCTCGGCACTCCTCTTCGCCTATGCCATCGGCAAGTTCGTCAACGGATTCATTGCCGACTACTGCAACATCAAGCGCTTCATGGCCACGGGACTCATCGTCTCGGCCGCAGCCAATGCCCTGATGGGGCTCATGGGGCTCGCACATTCCGTAGTCCCAACGGCCGTGATATTCGTTGCATTCGCCGTGATGTGGGGACTGAACGGGTGGGCGCAGTCCATGGGGGCGCCTCCGGCCATCATATCCCTCTCCCGCTGGTATCCGCTCAAGGAGCGCGGAACCTACTACGGATTCTTCTCCGCAAGCCACAACCTCGGGGAGTTCTTCTCATTCCTTTTCGTAGGCTCCATCGTCTCCTTTGCGGGGTGGCAGGCCGGGTTCTTCGGATCGGCCGTGGCAGGAGCCATCGGCGTGGTGCTGGTACTCTGCTGGCTCCACGACACTCCGGAGTCGAAGGGACTGCCCCCGGTCGAGGCGCTGGCCCATGAAAAACCCGTCCCCGGAGCGGAGAAGTCCGTCAAAGAGATTCAGAAGCAGGTGCTCAGAACACCGGCCGTGTGGGTGCTGGCTGCGGCGAGCGCATTCATGTACATCTCGCGCTATGCCATAAACGGTTGGGGCGTGCTGTTCCTCCAAGAGGCAAAGGGATTCTCCGACGTCGAGGCCATCTCGATCGTCTCGATAAACGCACTGCTGGGAATACTCGGAACGGTACTTTCGGGGTGGTTCTCGGACAAGCTGTTCAAGGGCGACCGGAAGATTCCCGCGCTGCTGTTCGGCATACTGAACTCCGTGGCGCTGGCGCTGTTCCTATACGGCGGAGACGCCATGTGGGTGAACGTCCTCTCGATGGTGCTGTTCGGAATAGCCATCGGAGTGCTGATCTGCTTCCTCGGAGGATTGATGGCTGTGGACATCGTGCCGCGAAAGGCCACGGGAGCCGCGCTGGGGGTCGTGGGAATAGCAAGCTACATCGCGGCGGGCATTCAGGACGTAGCGTCGGGGTGGCTTATAGACAGGCACATCACCGTGGCGGCTGACGGCGCGAAGCACTACGATTTCGGGCCCGTGGCACTATTCTGGATCGCGGCATCCGTAATATCATTCCTGCTCCCGCTGGTGAACAAAAAACAAAAACCAGAAATATGA
- a CDS encoding glycerophosphodiester phosphodiesterase family protein: MKKLLILLSGLLLLQTSCSHSASVPGNHADWVVSELHDPSSDKVLVACHRGDWRNWPENSLPAIESVIDMGADIVEIDLALTSDSVLVVCHDRTLNRTTTGKGLIASIPYDSIRHCYLKSGHGVATSHRMPTLREALEVCKDRIVVNIDKGYDYYDLALAVTEELGVTEQILIKGKRPTDIVAAKFSEYPRNMMYMPIIDILKPKGQALFAEYRDKGITPLAYEICWSEYTPEVETCMREVIAGGSKLWVNSLWPSLNGGLCDDAAIEGDPAEVYGKLVDMGATLIQTDRPELLISYLRSRGLHD; encoded by the coding sequence ATGAAAAAACTGCTTATTCTTCTTTCAGGACTGCTGCTTTTACAAACCTCCTGTTCACACTCCGCATCCGTTCCGGGAAACCATGCCGATTGGGTTGTCTCGGAGCTCCACGACCCCTCCTCGGACAAGGTGCTTGTCGCCTGCCACCGCGGCGATTGGCGCAACTGGCCCGAGAACTCGCTTCCTGCGATCGAATCGGTGATCGACATGGGCGCCGACATCGTGGAAATAGATTTGGCGCTGACTTCGGACAGCGTGCTGGTCGTCTGCCACGACCGGACGCTGAACCGCACCACCACCGGTAAGGGACTTATCGCTTCCATTCCCTACGACTCGATCCGCCACTGCTATCTCAAATCGGGCCACGGCGTTGCCACCTCACACCGGATGCCGACGCTCCGCGAAGCGCTCGAAGTCTGTAAGGACCGCATCGTTGTGAATATCGACAAAGGCTACGATTACTACGACCTTGCGCTGGCCGTCACCGAAGAACTCGGCGTCACGGAGCAAATACTCATCAAGGGCAAACGCCCCACGGATATCGTTGCGGCAAAGTTCTCCGAATACCCCCGCAACATGATGTACATGCCCATCATCGACATACTCAAACCTAAAGGACAGGCGCTTTTCGCCGAATACCGGGACAAAGGCATCACTCCACTGGCTTACGAAATCTGCTGGTCGGAATACACGCCCGAGGTCGAGACCTGCATGCGCGAAGTCATCGCCGGCGGTTCGAAACTGTGGGTGAACTCCCTGTGGCCCTCCCTGAACGGCGGGCTTTGCGACGATGCCGCGATAGAAGGCGACCCGGCCGAGGTATATGGGAAACTGGTCGATATGGGCGCCACGCTGATCCAGACCGACCGGCCCGAACTGCTGATCTCCTACCTCCGCTCGCGCGGACTGCACGACTGA
- a CDS encoding DUF6528 family protein, whose translation MNNLKFHLLRVLLLCVGTGFLAMGCSNDDDDSPRELASKITLTLSKYHNDKGATTLPTWNSNDKAGLFIADQSAPEAVYAAPILSGSQKSLFLFTLNAPEHAASTVVAFWPSDAAVRCENGMLKTVVPTAQTGAVSPVLAGKATARLNAYEGCSMELSNLFCTMYVSVKKGNYSISKAVVKANGGEAIAGDLTVGVSDWSFSASEQTITVTLPTPLDCSKDGQLIPVMIAPVTLSQGYTVTLTDTDGNSFSVGRTDAVNLEAGGKHDTDDAQSSYVTELIFCGDNMVYMIDAGLADETTYKDAITWSWDATAAASTLGLAENRCNHLDDCKPVDNGKKLLCTSSYNWCVLLDIATKEILFHTTATPNAHSAELLPNNRLVVACSEGSGSGNNSVQLYDISQPNQILYQSALGSAHGVVWNETTQRLYAIGGQSLQVYKLKDWETASPSLELEKTVQTPQGGLHDMSYVNSNTLCIGGRRAYLYDIGANQFTEMTLFAASTAIKSINYNDETGELWYTDSTNPEGSQSWSTQTIRYATDKNASTETRTIKVPDLDMYKVRVMNW comes from the coding sequence ATGAATAACCTGAAATTCCATCTGCTCCGGGTCTTGCTGCTCTGCGTCGGAACGGGATTCCTCGCCATGGGCTGTTCGAACGACGACGACGATTCGCCCCGGGAGCTCGCCTCGAAAATCACCCTGACGCTGTCGAAATACCACAACGACAAGGGTGCGACGACATTGCCCACTTGGAACAGCAACGACAAGGCCGGCCTGTTCATTGCGGACCAAAGCGCCCCGGAAGCCGTATACGCCGCACCGATCCTGTCGGGATCGCAGAAATCGCTCTTCCTCTTCACGCTCAACGCTCCGGAACACGCGGCCTCGACCGTCGTGGCCTTCTGGCCCTCGGACGCCGCCGTCCGATGTGAAAACGGCATGCTGAAAACCGTCGTCCCGACGGCACAGACGGGAGCCGTCTCCCCGGTTCTGGCCGGTAAAGCCACCGCGCGCCTCAATGCCTACGAGGGTTGCAGCATGGAACTCTCGAACCTCTTCTGCACGATGTATGTCAGCGTAAAGAAGGGCAACTACTCGATCAGCAAGGCCGTCGTGAAGGCCAACGGCGGCGAGGCCATCGCCGGGGACCTCACGGTCGGTGTCAGCGACTGGTCGTTCAGCGCCTCGGAGCAGACGATCACCGTGACGCTCCCCACGCCGCTCGACTGTTCGAAGGACGGACAGCTCATCCCGGTCATGATCGCCCCCGTGACCCTGTCGCAAGGGTACACCGTGACCCTGACCGACACCGACGGCAACTCGTTCTCGGTCGGCAGGACCGACGCCGTGAACCTCGAAGCCGGCGGCAAGCACGACACCGACGACGCCCAGTCGAGCTATGTGACCGAGCTGATCTTCTGCGGCGACAACATGGTCTACATGATCGACGCCGGACTGGCCGACGAGACCACCTACAAAGATGCAATTACATGGAGCTGGGATGCGACCGCGGCCGCTTCGACACTCGGGCTGGCCGAGAACCGATGCAACCACCTCGACGACTGCAAGCCGGTGGACAACGGCAAGAAACTTCTGTGTACCAGTTCATACAACTGGTGCGTGTTACTCGACATCGCCACGAAAGAGATCCTCTTCCACACCACAGCCACGCCCAACGCCCACTCGGCCGAACTGCTGCCGAACAACCGTCTGGTCGTGGCCTGCTCGGAAGGAAGCGGCTCGGGCAACAACTCGGTGCAGCTCTATGACATTTCGCAGCCCAACCAGATTCTCTATCAGTCGGCACTCGGCTCGGCGCACGGCGTGGTATGGAACGAGACGACGCAGCGGCTCTATGCCATCGGCGGCCAAAGCCTGCAAGTCTACAAGCTCAAGGACTGGGAGACGGCATCTCCGTCGCTCGAATTGGAAAAGACCGTACAGACACCCCAAGGCGGCCTGCACGACATGAGCTACGTCAATTCCAACACGCTCTGCATAGGCGGCCGCCGGGCCTATCTCTACGACATCGGGGCCAACCAGTTCACCGAGATGACGCTTTTCGCCGCTTCGACAGCGATCAAGTCGATCAACTACAACGACGAGACGGGTGAACTGTGGTACACGGACTCCACCAACCCCGAGGGCTCGCAATCGTGGTCGACGCAGACCATCCGCTACGCTACGGATAAAAATGCCTCGACGGAGACGCGGACGATCAAGGTTCCGGACTTGGACATGTACAAAGTCCGCGTCATGAACTGGTAA
- a CDS encoding sugar phosphate isomerase/epimerase family protein: MKKLLFITIAFLLAAGAARAEYPIGVSLGMVKVPEPEKLAQIKAAGIDHVEVVFNYFWRNAPENECYTRAYRVKAMLDEAGLGVWSCHLPFSRTLDISVLDPQLREENVLLMERMIRLAEIFHPQRLVLHPSSEPITDEERETRLQNSANSIGRLALAAKGIGAVLCIENLPRTCLGCDSGEIMRLIGDFPEVMVCFDSNHLLQEEHAHFFETVGNRIGTIHASDYDRKDERHWLPGEGVIDWTDFLRRLRASGYEGVFMHEVRAGENATPANVVKAYNEVILGKKKK; the protein is encoded by the coding sequence ATGAAAAAACTACTGTTCATAACGATAGCCTTTCTGCTGGCCGCCGGGGCTGCCCGGGCCGAATACCCCATAGGCGTATCACTCGGCATGGTAAAGGTGCCCGAGCCCGAAAAACTCGCGCAGATCAAAGCCGCGGGCATCGACCATGTGGAGGTCGTCTTCAACTATTTCTGGCGCAACGCCCCCGAAAACGAGTGCTACACCCGGGCCTACCGCGTCAAGGCGATGCTCGACGAAGCGGGACTCGGCGTCTGGTCGTGCCACCTGCCCTTCAGCCGCACGCTTGACATCTCGGTACTCGATCCGCAACTGCGCGAAGAGAATGTCCTGCTGATGGAGCGGATGATCCGTCTGGCGGAGATTTTCCACCCGCAGCGACTGGTGCTGCACCCCAGTTCGGAGCCGATCACCGACGAGGAACGCGAAACCCGCCTGCAAAACTCCGCCAACTCCATCGGCCGCCTCGCATTGGCCGCCAAGGGGATCGGCGCGGTGCTCTGCATCGAGAACCTGCCCCGCACCTGTCTGGGATGCGACTCGGGTGAGATCATGCGGCTGATCGGAGACTTTCCCGAAGTGATGGTCTGTTTCGACTCGAACCATCTGCTTCAGGAGGAGCACGCCCATTTCTTCGAGACCGTGGGCAACCGGATCGGCACGATCCACGCATCGGACTACGATCGCAAGGACGAGCGGCACTGGCTGCCGGGAGAGGGCGTCATCGACTGGACCGACTTCCTCCGCCGCCTGCGCGCATCGGGTTACGAAGGCGTCTTCATGCACGAGGTCCGCGCCGGAGAGAACGCCACCCCCGCAAACGTCGTAAAGGCCTACAACGAGGTCATTCTCGGCAAAAAGAAAAAATAA
- a CDS encoding fibronectin type III domain-containing protein, with the protein MKKIINLLLISFIASCLTACWSEDIPETGAARHQVTDLVATPGDEEVQLAWTMPEGWNPTDFIVYYTNAESETITLRTDGMTSYTVDGLANGTQYTFYVQAVYGKLVSNYVTAVCKPATTRFPVTDLTVDAGDGYVTLAWSKPTTTVLSYTLSYYNEDNPDDVRQESIDKDATTVTLDELVNDKNYYFSLVANYAKGASEPASVKAMPSLAIPYILDRDKAAKNQPITFSFNTADYPTATDIKWTFPGDVVKEGTVVKYGLGSVGTQTVKLNATIDGNLRTWTLEVEIREYVIYSTDWAQDGSNYNGFKGSCPVFSPDGKTVYIVTFNKVSGLYAFDLATGEEKWRYVPSAKASSYNMLTVNPVTGDIYYGTQTAGQFYAVTQEGELKWTFTEAGSMQSASPAVNAAGTVVYICDKLGNVFAIDAASGQKIWSFAAGTAGGGLLVNGSELLIGAGTSAYFLNIETGDQIAKVALGCEMSDITGFAVSNDKTLAYFGAKNGYIGAVDLTTHTAKTPLLTTMTNPNTVYEPVVAPNGSIFAGSKNGSVYNVKGDLSAVNWEYVHNGSPLANAFNYAHPCVDSENRFYITSGQTSNTTYIFDANGNVVDSWTYESGDNNQKQMGGNNYLDGVIYSALIGGSSKNGIFVGKYVGGERASSWSTHGGDICGSCCVK; encoded by the coding sequence ATGAAAAAGATAATCAACCTTTTGCTGATATCGTTCATCGCCTCCTGCCTCACGGCATGCTGGAGTGAAGACATCCCCGAAACCGGAGCGGCACGCCATCAGGTCACCGATCTCGTGGCCACGCCGGGCGACGAGGAGGTGCAGCTCGCATGGACCATGCCCGAAGGCTGGAACCCGACGGACTTCATCGTTTACTACACCAACGCCGAATCGGAGACGATCACCCTGCGCACGGACGGCATGACGAGCTATACGGTGGACGGGCTCGCCAACGGCACGCAATACACTTTCTATGTGCAGGCCGTCTACGGAAAACTGGTCTCGAACTACGTCACCGCCGTCTGCAAACCTGCGACGACGCGTTTCCCGGTCACCGACCTGACGGTCGATGCAGGCGATGGCTATGTGACTCTCGCATGGTCGAAGCCCACGACGACGGTGCTCTCCTACACGCTCTCCTATTACAACGAGGACAATCCCGACGACGTGCGACAGGAGTCGATCGACAAGGACGCAACGACCGTCACGCTCGACGAGCTGGTCAACGACAAGAACTACTACTTCTCGCTGGTGGCCAACTATGCCAAGGGCGCTTCGGAGCCCGCCAGCGTCAAGGCAATGCCGAGTCTGGCGATTCCCTATATCCTCGACCGCGACAAGGCTGCCAAGAACCAGCCGATCACCTTCTCGTTCAACACCGCAGACTATCCGACGGCCACCGACATAAAATGGACCTTCCCGGGCGACGTCGTGAAAGAGGGAACCGTCGTGAAATACGGACTGGGGTCGGTGGGCACACAGACCGTGAAGCTCAACGCCACGATCGACGGCAACCTGCGCACATGGACCCTCGAGGTCGAGATCCGCGAATACGTCATCTACAGCACCGACTGGGCGCAGGACGGTTCGAACTACAACGGTTTCAAAGGTTCCTGCCCGGTATTCTCGCCCGACGGAAAGACGGTTTACATCGTCACCTTCAACAAGGTCTCCGGACTCTATGCGTTCGACCTTGCCACCGGCGAAGAAAAATGGCGTTACGTCCCCTCCGCCAAGGCGAGCAGTTACAACATGCTCACCGTAAACCCCGTAACGGGCGACATTTACTACGGTACGCAAACCGCCGGGCAATTCTACGCCGTCACGCAGGAAGGCGAGCTGAAGTGGACCTTCACCGAAGCCGGTTCGATGCAGAGCGCATCTCCGGCCGTCAATGCCGCCGGAACGGTGGTCTACATCTGCGACAAGTTGGGTAACGTGTTCGCCATAGATGCGGCATCGGGACAGAAGATCTGGAGCTTCGCCGCCGGCACCGCCGGAGGCGGCCTGCTGGTCAACGGCAGCGAACTGCTGATCGGGGCGGGTACCAGCGCCTATTTCCTCAATATCGAGACCGGCGACCAGATTGCCAAGGTGGCACTGGGCTGCGAGATGTCCGATATCACCGGATTCGCCGTCAGCAACGACAAGACGCTGGCCTATTTCGGAGCGAAAAACGGTTACATCGGAGCCGTCGACCTGACGACGCACACCGCAAAAACCCCGCTGCTGACCACCATGACCAATCCCAACACCGTCTACGAACCCGTCGTGGCCCCCAACGGAAGCATCTTCGCCGGTTCGAAAAACGGCTCGGTCTACAACGTGAAAGGCGACCTTTCGGCCGTGAACTGGGAATATGTCCACAACGGCAGCCCCCTCGCCAACGCCTTCAACTATGCCCACCCGTGCGTCGACAGCGAAAACCGCTTCTACATCACTTCGGGACAGACCTCTAACACGACCTACATCTTCGACGCCAACGGCAACGTGGTCGATTCATGGACTTACGAGAGCGGCGACAACAACCAGAAGCAGATGGGCGGCAACAACTACCTCGACGGAGTCATCTATTCGGCTCTCATCGGCGGATCGAGCAAGAACGGCATTTTCGTCGGCAAGTACGTCGGCGGCGAGCGGGCCTCGAGCTGGAGTACCCACGGCGGCGACATCTGCGGATCGTGCTGCGTAAAATAG
- a CDS encoding RagB/SusD family nutrient uptake outer membrane protein translates to MKLKYFLLPGLLALGLSSCGEGFFEQYPSNNITEGNFYKTDDDFNQGVVSCYAKLKTQMSFHLTEIGYRSDENVLESMAVSTQDRYDIDHFAETPSNGILSDIWNAWYNGIYRCNDVLDHMAGAKIANYDKYRGECLFMRSWWYFNLYRVFGVVPITRTVVAPAAAKLIPRCTEEEMYTLLTEDLAEAARLLPSTPGAEKARVANIAAYTLLAKVYLTFGKPAEAKTALEEAMKNTAYGLESTTKKAFDVGNKMNKEIIFALYYNKTNDNGHGYWYSANTDVMADIRNPTPEFKAIYGDGDNRLALIGTYTKISSNLFAMTKWYDTYDATYTTQVGNDFPHLRYADVVLMYAEALAESGGSLGDALTWLNKTRTRAGLDELTTDEVKSLAEFRSELAAERGREFALEGHRWFDLVRLGLAVDYFRGLGYSLDSHNLIFPIPQDQIEIVNNPSILWQNPGFN, encoded by the coding sequence ATGAAACTGAAATATTTTCTTCTCCCGGGTCTCCTCGCACTGGGCCTGAGCTCGTGCGGCGAAGGGTTCTTCGAACAGTACCCGAGCAACAACATCACCGAGGGCAATTTCTACAAGACCGACGACGATTTCAATCAGGGCGTCGTGTCGTGCTATGCCAAACTCAAGACACAGATGAGCTTCCACCTCACGGAAATCGGCTACCGCAGCGACGAGAACGTCCTCGAATCGATGGCCGTGTCGACACAGGACCGTTACGACATCGACCACTTCGCCGAGACGCCGAGCAACGGCATCCTGAGCGACATCTGGAACGCTTGGTACAACGGCATCTACCGCTGCAACGACGTACTCGACCACATGGCCGGGGCGAAGATCGCCAACTACGACAAATACCGCGGCGAATGTCTCTTCATGCGGTCGTGGTGGTATTTCAACCTCTACCGGGTTTTCGGAGTGGTTCCCATCACCCGCACCGTAGTGGCCCCGGCGGCCGCCAAGCTCATCCCCCGCTGTACGGAAGAGGAGATGTACACCCTGCTGACCGAAGACCTCGCCGAAGCCGCCCGACTGCTGCCGTCGACGCCCGGCGCCGAGAAGGCCCGCGTGGCGAACATCGCGGCCTACACGCTGCTGGCGAAGGTCTACCTCACGTTCGGAAAGCCCGCCGAAGCCAAAACGGCTCTGGAAGAGGCGATGAAAAACACGGCTTACGGGCTGGAATCCACGACGAAAAAAGCCTTCGACGTGGGCAACAAGATGAACAAGGAGATCATCTTCGCACTCTACTACAACAAGACCAACGACAACGGCCACGGCTACTGGTACAGCGCCAACACCGACGTAATGGCCGATATCCGGAACCCGACCCCCGAGTTCAAGGCGATCTACGGCGACGGGGACAACCGGCTGGCGCTGATCGGTACCTATACCAAAATTTCGAGCAACCTCTTCGCCATGACCAAGTGGTACGACACCTACGACGCGACCTACACGACGCAAGTGGGCAACGACTTTCCGCACCTGCGCTATGCCGACGTGGTACTGATGTACGCCGAGGCGCTGGCCGAATCGGGCGGCAGTCTGGGCGATGCGCTGACGTGGCTCAACAAGACCCGCACACGGGCCGGGCTGGACGAGCTGACGACCGACGAGGTCAAGAGCCTTGCGGAATTCCGCAGCGAACTGGCCGCCGAACGGGGCCGGGAGTTCGCCCTCGAAGGCCACCGCTGGTTCGACCTCGTGCGGCTGGGACTGGCCGTCGACTATTTCCGCGGACTGGGCTACTCGCTCGATTCGCACAACCTGATCTTCCCGATCCCGCAGGACCAGATCGAGATCGTCAACAACCCGTCGATTCTGTGGCAGAATCCCGGTTTTAATTAA